The following coding sequences lie in one Canis lupus familiaris isolate Mischka breed German Shepherd chromosome 34, alternate assembly UU_Cfam_GSD_1.0, whole genome shotgun sequence genomic window:
- the LOC488146 gene encoding LOW QUALITY PROTEIN: 40S ribosomal protein S6-like (The sequence of the model RefSeq protein was modified relative to this genomic sequence to represent the inferred CDS: deleted 1 base in 1 codon): MKLNISLPATSCQKLTEVDGEHRLHTFYEKYMAIEVAANALGEEWKVYGVQISDGDDKQGFPMKQGVHLLLSKGHSSYRPRRTEQRRCKSVQGCRVNTNLSIPNLVIVKQKKGGGGEGEECSRLTDTTVPCVPGPKENSRICKLFNLSKEDVICQYVMRKALNKEGKKPRTIAPKIQHPVTQHDLQHKCWHIALKKQCTMKNMEEAAEYAKLLAKRMKEAEETHQQQIAKSQRLSSLTASTSKSESSQKLDCLRVTNKYNQTPNLKKHIF, encoded by the exons ATGAAGCTGAACATCTCTTTACCAGCTACTAGCTGCCAGAAACTCACTGAAGTGGATGGTGAACACAGACTTCATACCTTTTATGAGAAGTATATGGCCATAGAAGTTGCAGCTAATGCTCTGGGTGAAGAATGGAAGGTTTATGGGGTTCAAATCAGTGATGGTGATGACAAACAAGGCTTCCCCATGAAGCAGGGTGTCCACCTGCTGCTGAGTAAGGGGCATTCCAGTTACAGACCAAGGAGGACTGAACAAAGAAGGTGCAAATCTGTTCAGGGTTGTAGGGTGAATACCAACCTCAGTATTCCCAACTTGgtcattgtaaaacaaaaaaaggggggggggggcgagggc GAAGAATGTTCTAGACTCACTGATACGACTGTGCCTTGTGTCCCGGGGCCAAAAGAAAATAGCAGAATCTGCAAACTTTTTAATCTCtctaaagaagatgtgatctgcCAGTATGTTATGAGAAAGGCCTTaaacaaagaaggtaagaaaccCAGAACCATAGCACCCAAGATTCAGCATCCTGTTACTCAGCATGACCTCCAACATAAATGTTGGCATATTGCTCTGAAGAAACAATGTACTATGAAAAACATGGAAGAGGCTGCAGAATATGCTAAACTTTTGGCCAAGAGAATGAAGGAGGCCGAAGAAACACACCAGCAACAGATTGCCAAGAGTCAGAGGTTGTCCTCTCTGACAGCCTCTACCTCCAAGTCTGAATCCAGTCAAAAATTAGATTGTCTAAGagtaacaaataaatacaatcagaCACCAAATctcaaaaaacacattttttga